The following are from one region of the Arachis duranensis cultivar V14167 chromosome 10, aradu.V14167.gnm2.J7QH, whole genome shotgun sequence genome:
- the LOC107471278 gene encoding LOW QUALITY PROTEIN: LRR receptor-like serine/threonine-protein kinase RPK2 (The sequence of the model RefSeq protein was modified relative to this genomic sequence to represent the inferred CDS: inserted 1 base in 1 codon) codes for MFSSSSSFRSSSVIKWSTFTSQFHFMFLLFLLLFSFHKNDAVSPSSDKSLLLKLKDSISDPSGMLSTWIPTAGNDSDHCSWRGVLCDLASPPRVVAINLTGNGRSSRSFCSDFAQFPLYGFGIRRSCNGSGGSLFGKLPPVIGDLSELRILSLPFNGIDGEIPGEIWGLRNLEVLDLEGNLVTGHLPLRFEGLKKLRVLNLGFNRIIGEIPSSIVSLESLEVLNLAANGLNGSVPGFLGRLRGAYLSFNELVGVIPEEIGDNCGSLEHLDLSGNFLVQGIPVNLGNCTGLKTLLLYSNLLVDAIPSEIGKLKSLQVLDVSRNTLSGPVPRELGNCSELSVLVLSNLFDPTGGAVRDSGDDSSAGQPVSVNDEFNYFEGALPAEVALLPKLRLLWAPMVNLENDFPRNWGSCDRLEVVNLAQNYFTGEFPNQLRSCKKLHFLDLSSNNFTGELSAELGVPCMTVFDVSGNILSGSIPEFVGDICPPVPSYNGNLFEYDDLSLPYALFFMSNVRDRXFHFAIIRRISGPLPSNLFDKCDGVDSLLLNVSYNNLSGKIPSNVGAICKSLKFLDASGNHISGAIPAGFGDVVSLVALNLSRNQLQGQIPSSLGQLKDLRFLSLARNNLSGSIPSILGQLHYLEVLDLSSNSLTGEIPEAIVNMRNLTDVLLNNNKLSGHIPPGLASLRTLSAFNVSFNNLSGSLPSHSSLIKCSSAVGNPLIRSCRGFSLSVQSPDQQGQATDNSESAAPEQASSSKSGFNSIEIASITSASAIVSVLIALVILFLYTRKWKPMSRVAGSTRKEVIVFTDIGVPLTYEDVVRATGNFNTSNCIGNGGFGTTYKAEISPGTLVAVKRLAIGRFQGAQQFHAEIKTLARLHHPNLVTLIGYHACETEMFLIYNYLPGGNLEKFIQERSTRAVDWRILHKIALDIARALAYLHDQCVPRVLHRDVKPSNILLDDDFNAYLSDFGLARLLGTSETHATTGVAGTFGYVAPEYAMTCRVSDKADVYSYGVVLLELLSDKKALDPSFSSYGNGFNIVAWACMLLRQGRAKEFFTAGLWDAGPGDDLVEVLHLAVVCTVDSLSTRPTMKQVVRRLKQLQPPSC; via the exons CTATTTTCGTTTCacaaaaacgacgccgtttcacCCTCTTCCGACAAATCCCTACTTCTCAAGCTCAAAGACTCTATCTCCGACCCCTCCGGCATGCTCTCCACGTGGATCCCCACCGCCGGCAACGACTCCGACCACTGTTCATGGCGCGGCGTGCTCTGCGACTTGGCCTCGCCGCCGCGCGTAGTAGCCATCAACCTCACCGGAAACGGCCGGAGCAGCCGAAGCTTCTGCTCCGATTTCGCTCAATTCCCTCTATACGGCTTCGGAATCAGGCGGAGCTGCAACGGCAGCGGCGGTTCCCTCTTCGGAAAGCTCCCGCCGGTTATCGGCGACCTTTCCGAGCTCAGGATCCTCTCTCTCCCCTTCAACGGCATTGACGGCGAGATTCCCGGCGAAATTTGGGGGTTGCGGAACTTGGAGGTGCTTGATCTAGAAGGGAACTTGGTGACCGGTCACCTACCGTTACGGTTCGAAGGTTTGAAGAAGCTGAGGGTTCTGAATTTAGGGTTCAACAGAATCATTGGAGAGATACCGAGCTCAATTGTATCACTCGAGAGCTTGGAGGTTCTGAATTTGGCTGCTAATGGTTTGAATGGTTCTGTTCCTGGTTTCTTAGGGAGGCTTAGAGGGGCGTATCTGTCATTTAACGAGCTCGTCGGCGTTATCCCGGAGGAGATAGGGGATAATTGTGGGAGCCTTGAGCATCTGGATTTGTCAGGGAACTTCTTGGTCCAGGGCATTCCGGTAAATTTAGGTAACTGTACCGGGTTGAAGACTCTGCTTCTGTATTCGAATCTTTTGGTAGATGCCATTCCCAGTGAAATCGGAAAGCTTAAGAGCCTTCAAGTGTTGGATGTTTCGAGGAACACGCTCAGTGGTCCGGTGCCACGCGAGCTAGGGAACTGCTCGGAGTTGTCTGTCCTTGTGCTCTCAAACCTCTTTGATCCCACCGGAGGTGCGGTGAGGGATTCTGGGGATGATTCTTCAGCAGGGCAGCCAGTTTCTGTGAACGAcgaattcaattattttgaagGTGCATTGCCTGCGGAGGTTGCACTGCTTCCAAAACTGAGATTGTTGTGGGCTCCCATGGTTAACCTGGAAAATGATTTTCCAAGAAATTGGGGCAGTTGTGACAGGTTGGAGGTGGTTAATTTGGCTCAGAATTACTTCACCGGGGAGTTCCCCAACCAGCTTAGGTCCTGCAAGAAGCTGCATTTCCTTGATTTGAGCTCAAATAACTTCACTGGTGAGCTTTCTGCTGAACTTGGTGTACCTTGTATGACTGTCTTTGATGTTAGTGGGAACATTTTGTCCGGTTCGATACCCGAGTTTGTTGGTGATATCTGTCCCCCTGTTCCTTCATATAATGGGAATCTCTTTGAATATGATGACTTGTCCCTGCCATACGCATTGTTTTTTATGTCAAATGTTAGGGATA ACTTCCATTTTGCCATCATTAGGAGGATTTCCGGGCCGTTACCATCGAATCTGTTTGATAAATGTGACGGTGTAGATTCGCTGCTATTAAATGTCAGTTATAATAACTTGTCTGGTAAGATTCCTTCCAATGTTGGCGCGATATGCAAATCACTGAAATTTTTGGACGCATCCGGAAATCATATTTCGGGAGCAATTCCTGCCGGTTTTGGGGACGTGGTTTCTCTTGTTGCTCTTAACTTAAGTCGGAATCAATTACAAGGTCAAATTCCTTCCAGCCTTGGTCAATTGAAGGATCTAAGGTTTCTCTCTTTGGCACGCAATAATTTAAGTGGCTCGATTCCTTCAATCTTGGGGCAGTTGCACTACTTAGAAGTCTTGGACCTCTCTTCCAACTCGCTTACTGGTGAGATCCCTGAGGCTATTGTGAACATGAGAAACCTGACTGATGTGCTCCTCAACAACAACAAGCTTTCTGGCCACATACCTCCTGGTTTGGCTAGCCTCCGTACGCTCTCTGCATTTAATGTGTCTTTCAATAACTTATCTGGGTCCTTGCCATCACATAGCAGCTTAATTAAATGCAGCAGTGCTGTGGGGAATCCTCTTATACGTTCTTGTCGTGGATTTTCTCTCTCTGTGCAATCACCAGATCAACAAGGGCAAGCAACAGATAATTCTGAGAGTGCTGCACCAGAACAGGCTTCTAGCAGTAAGAGTGGGTTCAactccattgaaatagcatccATAACTTCTGCATCAGCCATTGTTTCTGTTCTTATAGCGCTAGTGATTCTGTTCCTTTACACAAGGAAGTGGAAACCAATGTCCAGGGTTGCTGGGTCCACAAGAAAAGAGGTCATTGTCTTCACTGATATCGGGGTTCCATTGACATATGAAGATGTTGTCCGTGCCACTGGGAATTTCAATACAAGCAACTGTATTGGGAATGGAGGGTTTGGGACAACCTACAAGGCAGAGATATCACCAGGGACTTTGGTGGCAGTCAAACGCCTGGCAATTGGACGCTTTCAAGGTGCTCAACAATTCCATGCAGAGATTAAGACCCTTGCAAGGCTTCATCATCCAAATCTTGTCACACTCATCGGTTATCATGCTTGTGAGACAGAGATGTTTCTCATATACAACTATTTGCCAGGTGGCAATCTGGAAAAATTTATCCAGGAGAGGTCAACAAGAGCTGTGGATTGGAGAATTCTTCACAAGATTGCATTAGACATAGCCCGTGCACTTGCCTACCTGCATGATCAGTGTGTACCTCGAGTTCTCCATCGAGATGTCAAGCCCAGCAACATCTTGTTGGATGATGATTTCAATGCGTATCTGTCCGACTTTGGATTGGCCAGGCTTCTGGGTACTTCAGAGACCCATGCTACCACTGGTGTAGCAGGAACATTTGGTTATGTGGCTCCTGAATATGCCATGACATGCCGTGTTTCTGATAAGGCCGATGTGTATAGTTATGGTGTTGTGCTTCTAGAGCTGCTCTCAGACAAGAAAGCATTGGATCCTTCATTCTCCTCTTACGGGAATGGCTTCAACATAGTAGCATGGGCATGCATGTTACTGAGGCAAGGCAGGGCTAAGGAGTTCTTCACTGCCGGGTTGTGGGATGCAGGACCAGGAGATGATTTGGTAGAAGTCCTACACTTGGCAGTTGTGTGCACGGTGGACTCCCTCTCTACCAGACCGACGATGAAACAAGTTGTGAGACGGCTTAAACAACTTCAGCCCCCATCATGCTAG
- the LOC107471276 gene encoding malonyl-CoA:anthocyanidin 5-O-glucoside-6''-O-malonyltransferase-like, translating to MAQSPPAFFKVHEVYKVAPPQGTTTTTTTTLPLTFFDLLWLRLPSTERLYFYEFPNPTSSFFDSLLPNLKHSLQLTLQHFFPLAGNITWPQHSLIPTITYVPGQDSVPLVVSESNEDFNHLCSNLCQVSKFQQLVPRLSISDHRASLLALQVTVFPNSGFCIGITTHHAAFDGNCSTMFMKAWAYTCSQISHTPSMSLPENLTPFFDRSVVKDPKRIAELFAKTWLNFGGENNRSLKILETATESRTDVVKGVFELKTSQIQKLKKHAKSSNLETKVSTFAVTSAYLLNCLVKAEQQESKKVAFLFNVDCRSRLEPPLRPTYFGNCVAIPLISVEKEGIEGSDGFINALKMITEMLYDLENNDNGVLNGAENYMLMVQSVVGEGSRLYSPSGSPWFGVYGVDFGFGKPTRVDVASVNKTASFSLSEGRNVDGGIEIGLALTQNHMETFAALFHQQIETF from the coding sequence ATGGCGCAATCTCCTCCAGCATTCTTCAAAGTCCATGAAGTTTACAAAGTTGCGCCGCCACAaggaaccaccaccaccacaaccaCCACCCTTCCCTTAACCTTCTTCGACCTGCTATGGCTAAGGCTTCCCTCCACAGAGCGTCTTTACTTCTACGAATTCCCAAACCCAACTTCTTCATTCTTTGACTCTCTTCTTCCCAATCTCAAACACTCCCTTCAACTCACTCTTCAACACTTCTTCCCCCTCGCCGGTAACATCACTTGGCCGCAACATTCTCTCATTCCTACCATCACCTACGTCCCCGGTCAAGATTCCGTTCCTCTCGTCGTATCCGAATCCAACGAAGATTTCAACCACCTTTGTTCCAATCTTTGCCAAGTTTCCAAGTTCCAACAATTAGTACCTCGCTTGAGTATTTCAGATCACAGAGCTTCTTTGCTTGCGTTGCAAGTAACCGTGTTCCCGAACTCTGGCTTTTGCATCGGAATAACTACTCACCATGCCGCTTTCGATGGAAACTGCTCAACCATGTTCATGAAAGCATGGGCCTATACGTGCTCCCAGATCTCACATACGCCATCGATGTCACTTCCCGAGAATCTAACACCGTTCTTTGACAGATCAGTCGTAAAGGACCCAAAGCGAATCGCCGAGTTGTTCGCGAAGACATGGTTGAACTTCGGTGGAGAAAACAATAGGAGTCTTAAGATCTTGGAGACAGCCACGGAATCAAGAACCGATGTAGTTAAAGGGGTGTTTGAATTGAAGACTTCACAAATTCAAAAGCTCAAGAAACATGCAAAAAGCAGTAACTTGGAAACTAAGGTTTCTACTTTTGCGGTTACTAGTGCTTATTTGTTGAATTGCTTGGTGAAAGCAGAGCAACAAGAGTCCAAGAAAGTTGCATTTTTATTCAACGTGGATTGTAGATCCCGTTTGGAACCTCCATTGCGGCCAACATATTTTGGAAACTGCGTGGCGATTCCGTTGATATCGGTAGAGAAAGAGGGGATAGAAGGGAGTGATGGGTTCATAAATGCTCTGAAGATGATAACAGAGATGTTGTATGATTTGGAGAATAATGATAATGGGGTGTTAAATGGGGCAGAAAATTACATGTTAATGGTGCAATCTGTTGTTGGAGAAGGGAGTAGATTGTACTCACCTTCGGGTTCAccatggtttggggtttatggggTTGATTTTGGATTTGGAAAGCCTACAAGAGTTGATGTTGCTTCTGTTAATAAGACAGCTTCGTTTTCTCTTTCTGAAGGTAGGAATGTCGATGGTGGAATTGAGATTGGTTTGGCTCTCACCCAAAATCACATGGAGACTTTTGCTGCTCTTTTTCACCAACAAATTGAAACCTTTTAA
- the LOC107471275 gene encoding malonyl-CoA:anthocyanidin 5-O-glucoside-6''-O-malonyltransferase-like, which yields MMAQTPRPIKVHEVYRVSPSQTTTLPLTFFDIRWLRLQPVERLFFYAFPNPTISFFDSLLPNLKRSLELTLQHFFPLAGNITWPQDSPIPIITYVPGHDSVSLIVSESNDGFDHISSDFCEVSKRRRLVPSLTVSDDKASLLALQVTLFPNSGFVIGITTHHAGVDGNCSTVFVKAWAYACSKIMEHPSLSTLPTISLPENLTPFLDRSVIKDAKGLAQLFSDTWMNFSGPNNRIVRLRENKNNREEVQLDNNESVKGVFELKPSHIQKLKNYVKSKTGIVKVSTFSVTVAYSLSCLVKAEQPEQEQVALVFPVDCRSRLEPVVSPTYFGNCLLGRLVSEETEKVMASEGFVTVLKGISEVLNGLESGVLNDVEKWKRKIESVFLEGKRAYSVAGSTRFGVYGVDFGYGRPKKVDVASVDKTGAFALSESRDGDGGVEIALALKKEQMEVFSSLFYGQFEFFDIS from the coding sequence atgatggcGCAAACACCACGACCGATCAAAGTCCATGAAGTTTACAGGGTATCGCCGTCACAAACCACCACCTTACCCCTCACCTTCTTCGACATAAGATGGCTAAGGCTTCAACCAGTTGAGCGTCTCTTCTTCTACGCATTCCCAAACCCAACCATTTCTTTCTTTGACTCTCTTCTTCCCAATCTCAAACGCTCCCTTGAACTCACTCTCCAACACTTCTTCCCCCTCGCCGGTAACATCACTTGGCCACAAGATTCTCCGATTCCTATCATCACCTACGTCCCCGGACATGACTCCGTTTCTCTCATTGTTTCAGAGTCAAACGATGGCTTTGACCACATTTCCTCTGACTTCTGTGAGGTTTCCAAACGACGCCGTTTGGTACCTAGCTTGACTGTTTCCGACGACAAAGCCTCTTTGCTCGCATTACAGGTTACTCTCTTTCCAAACTCCGGCTTCGTCATCGGAATAACAACTCACCATGCAGGTGTCGATGGAAACTGTTCAACGGTTTTTGTAAAAGCGTGGGCGTACGCGTGCTCCAAGATCATGGAACATCCATCTCTCTCAACTTTGCCAACGATATCGTTACCTGAAAATCTAACACCGTTTCTTGATAGATCCGTTATAAAGGACGCGAAAGGACTCGCCCAATTGTTTTCTGACACGTGGATGAACTTCTCTGGACCAAACAATAGGATCGTCAGGCTCcgggaaaacaaaaacaaccgTGAAGAAGTCCAGCTCGATAATAATGAATCGGTTAAAGGCGTGTTTGAATTGAAGCCCTCGCATATTCAGAAGCTCAAGAATTATGTGAAATCCAAAACCGGCATCGTTAAGGTTTCAACTTTTTCTGTTACAGTTGCTTATTCATTATCATGCTTAGTGAAAGCAGAACAACCAGAGCAGGAGCAAGTTGCTCTTGTGTTCCCTGTGGATTGTAGATCAAGATTGGAACCAGTGGTTTCTCCAACTTATTTTGGTAACTGCCTCTTAGGGCGTTTGGTTTCGGAAGAGACAGAGAAGGTGATGGCAAGCGAGGGGTTCGTTACCGTGCTGAAAGGGATAAGCGAGGTTTTGAATGGGTTGGAGAGTGGAGTTTTGAATGACGTAGAGAAATGGAAGAGGAAGATTGAATCTGTTTTTTTGGAAGGAAAGAGAGCGTACTCCGTTGCTGGTTCAACCCGGTTCGGGGTTTATGGGGTTGATTTTGGATATGGAAGGCCTAAGAAAGTTGATGTTGCTTCGGTGGATAAAACCGGAGCTTTTGCACTTTCTGAGAGTAGAGATGGTGATGGTGGTGTTGAGATTGCTTTGGCTTTGAAGAAGGAACAAATGGAGGTTTTTTCATCTCTTTTTTATGGtcaatttgaattttttgataTATCTTGA
- the LOC107471263 gene encoding uncharacterized protein LOC107471263: protein MLITPFHNINILHLFEQVPVMVDLIEVLSLLLAANEFETRALYYTPQDITEFPIFQPQNQNSQTPHFVFSSIFNPSIGNVTPTSLPFPTQFSASRHNSSGVGGSSNPSSQTPIQSSPNSQYSDFANPRGLDAIDLNDDDIEVRRQDSIQHWHWEEDEMLISAWLNVSTDLVVGTDQKGETFWSRIHSYCVEFCTDMTRGFTFERHWNMLRLEQKWRSQLPTQSGGSKRIKVSATGAYSSSSNPETPLADEPGVDSPVRPQGSKKSKRRGKGKAQMSEDFSERKSSVVKKLSLMEDIKNVREKELMEREKEREEEKEHRAKMMAIKEKELQIQAAMKEQKLQTQRYIKEMEIKAKEREMDMQILNADTSTMSEKRRALHEIACEKIMAKWFT from the exons ATGCTAATTACGCCATTTCATAACATAAACATACTGCATTTGTTCGAACAGGTTCCTGTCATGGTTGACTTAATTGAGGTCTTGTCTCTGCTTCTGGCAGCA AATGAATTTGAGACTAGGGCACTCTATTACACACCACAAGACATTACGGAG TTTCCTATATTCCAACcgcaaaatcaaaattcacaaacacCTCATTTTGTATTTTCATCCATATTTAACCCTTCTATCGGAAATGTTACTCCAACTTCCTTGCCGTTTCCAACTCAATTCAGTGCATCAAGACATAACTCATCTGGTGTTGGTGGCTCTTCTAACCCATCCTCTCAGACTCCTATACAATCTAGTCCAAATTCGCAATATTCCGATTTTGCCAACCCTCGTGGATTAGATGCTATCGACctcaatgatgatgatattgaagtTCGGAGGCAAGATAGTATTCAACACTGGCATTGGGAAGAGGATGAGATGTTGATCAGTGCGTGGTTAAATGTTTCAACTGACCTTGTAGTTGGTACCGATCAAAAGGGAGAAACATTTTGGAGTCGAATTCATAGCTACTGTGTAGAATTTTGCACCGACATGACAAGGGGG TTCACTTTTGAGAGGCATTGGAACATGCTTCGGTTGGAGCAAAAATGGAGAAGCCAACTACCTACACAGAGTGGCGGCTCAAAGAGAATCAAGGTTAGTGCAACTGGAGCATACTCATCCTCATCAAACCCAGAAACACCGTTGGCTGACGAACCCGGTGTGGACTCTCCCGTTCGCCCACAaggatcaaagaagagcaagcgAAGAGGTAAGGGAAAAGCACAGATGTCTGAAGATTTTAGCGAAAGAAAATCATCGGTTGTCAAAAAATtatctctcatggaagatatTAAGAATGTTAGAGAAAAGGAACTAAtggaaagggaaaaagaaagagaagaggagaaggaaCATAGAGCAAAGATGATGGCAATCAAAGAGAAGGAGTTACAAATTCAAGCGGCAATGAAAGAACAAAAATTACAAACTCAGAGGTATATTAAAGAAATGGAgataaaagcaaaagaaagggaaaTGGATATGCAAATACTTAATGCTGACACGTCTACAATGAGTGAGAAACGACGAGCTCTTCATGAGATTGCATGTGAGAAAATAATGGCCAAGTGGTTTACTTAA